A single window of Desulfovibrio sp. G11 DNA harbors:
- the ahpC gene encoding alkyl hydroperoxide reductase subunit C, translated as MANLINSKVEPFNVQAYHLGELKNVCDTDLLGHWSIFFFYPADFTFVCPTELEDLSDTYEDFKKLNCEIYSVSTDSAFVHKAWADASPSIAKIRYPMLSDSAGTLSRAFHVLIEEAGQALRGSFIVNPEGIIKAYEVHDLGIGRNAEELLRKLEAAQFVAQHGDQVCPARWKPGKSTLKPGLDLVGKL; from the coding sequence ATGGCAAATCTGATCAATTCCAAGGTTGAACCCTTCAATGTGCAGGCATATCACCTGGGTGAGCTGAAAAATGTATGCGACACAGACCTGCTGGGGCACTGGTCCATTTTCTTTTTCTACCCTGCCGACTTTACTTTTGTATGCCCCACAGAGCTTGAAGACCTGTCGGACACCTACGAAGACTTCAAAAAACTCAATTGCGAAATTTACTCTGTCTCTACAGACAGCGCCTTTGTGCATAAAGCCTGGGCCGATGCTTCCCCAAGCATAGCCAAAATCAGATACCCCATGCTGTCCGACAGTGCGGGCACCCTTTCACGCGCTTTTCATGTGCTGATTGAAGAGGCCGGTCAGGCCCTGCGCGGCAGCTTTATTGTAAACCCCGAAGGCATCATCAAAGCTTACGAAGTGCACGACCTCGGCATCGGCCGCAATGCCGAAGAGCTGCTGCGCAAGCTTGAAGCAGCCCAGTTTGTGGCCCAGCACGGCGATCAGGTATGCCCCGCCCGCTGGAAGCCCGGCAAGTCCACCCTTAAGCCCGGCCTTGACCTGGTGGGCAAGCTGTAG